One Pleuronectes platessa chromosome 20, fPlePla1.1, whole genome shotgun sequence DNA window includes the following coding sequences:
- the ift74 gene encoding intraflagellar transport protein 74 homolog, with product MTSQRPPSSMGRPMSRTGSAAPGAGRPPTGVRPPPTAIRVATGMVPGTSGHPGMRGGIPSGTAGVLSAQIKVTDRPVTQQGLSGMKTGMKGPQRQILDKSYYLGLLRSKINELTTETSKLHKEIDNYNQENSVYLSYEKRAEGLAAEIKDLQGQLADYNMLVDKLNTNTEMEEMMNDYNILKAQNDNGAESIDSIFTERREREEAIRGIEEEIKRERQVADEVVQSMSAAKQEKYFTMASANEELLQELTVLQEELDLLVTRKEDYEAELAHSQIKQEVVRLHETLSTLEGKREAMEAEHKSLGSPQEEREKLFKQVKEDNQEIASMERQLTETRDRTTQIKEQIQQLEQDSEEAQGEVQQKYKELKRKEEEIDRFLESFEESRSQVQEKMTQSQEDTVSLLEHSSRNMLRLRQVDTVTASELRSMQEVLVSKETEVVQSASTAKGLTTESQRLQQDLEKVQQLEGKITGELSTLKERVSTMETELHTYRDLDTLRDTAEDKKKRLQDDRVSLTQRRDSFKQLLDEMNQKYEALKTKLQENETHAQLANLERKWQHLEQNNFVMKEFIASKSQESDYASVAKNVSQQVAEYNKCLIESLQSNRS from the exons ATGACGAGCCAGCGTCCTCCCTCCAGCATGGGTCGTCCAATGAGTCGCACTGGGTCTGCGGCCCCTGGTGCTGGAAGACCCCCAACAGGTGTCCGACCTCCTCCAACAGCTATACGTGTTGCAACTGGG ATGGTTCCAGGTACAAGTGGTCATCCTGGTATGAGGGGCGGGATCCCAAGTGGCACTGCTGGAGTCCTGTCAGCACAGATCAAAGTGACTGACAGGCCGGTCACCCAACAGGGGCTCAGTGGGATGAAGACGGGCATGAAAG GACCTCAGAGACAGATTCTGGATAAATCCTACTACCTGGGCCTTCTCAG GAGTAAGATCAATGAGTTGACCACAGAGACGAGCAAACTGCACAAAGAGATTGACAACTACAACCAGGAGAACTCTGTCTACCTCTCCTACGAGAAGAG gGCTGAGGGTCTGGCTGCAGAGATTAAGGATCTACAAGGCCAGCTTGCTGATTACAATATG CTTGTGGACAAGCTCAACACCAACACAGAGATGGAGGAAATGATGAATGATTACAACATT TTGAAAGCCCAGAACGACAACGGGGCTGAAAGCATCGACAGCATCTTCACCGAGAGGAGGGA ACGAGAGGAGGCGATCAGGGGGATTGAGGAGGAGATCAAGAGGGAGAGGCAGGTCGCTGATGAAGTCGTCCAATCGATGTCTGCTGCAAAACAAGAGAAGTATTTCACTATGGCTTCAGCCAATGAGGAACTGTTACAG gagCTCACTGTTCTGCAGGAGGAGTTGGACCTTCTGGTGACCAGGAAGGAGGACTATGAAGCA GAGCTGGCCCACTCGCAAATAAAGCAGGAAGTGGTGCGTCTTCATGAGACTCTGTCAACGCTGGAGGGGAAGCGTGAAGCCATGGAGGCTGAGCACAAGAGCCTGGGCTCCccccaggaggagagagagaagctatTCAAACAG GTGAAGGAAGACAACCAAGAAATTGCCAGCATGGAGAGACA gctcACAGAAACCAGAGACCGGACCACACAAATCAAAGAGCAGATCCAACAGCTGGAGCAGGACTCAGAGGAAGCTCAGG GAGAGGTTCAACAGAAATAcaaggagctgaagaggaaagaggaggaaattgACC GCTTCCTGGAGTCATTTGAGGAGTCCAGGTCTCAGGTGCAGGAGAAGATGACGCAGAGCCAGGAGGACACTGTCTCCCTCCTGGAGCACAGCagcagg aacATGTTGCGGCTGCGTCAGGTGGATACAGTGACGGCCAGTGAGCTGAGGAGCATGCAGGAGGTGCTGGTCAGCAAGGAGACTGAGGTGGTCCAATCAGCGAGCACCGCCAAGGGACTGACAACAg agtcGCAGCGCctgcagcaggacctggagaaggtgcagcagctggaggggaAGATCACAGGAGAGCTCAGCACCCTGAAGGAGCGCGTCAGCACCATGGAGACTGAGCTGCACACCTACCGAGACCTGGACACCCTGAGAGACACAGCCGAGGACAAGAAGAAG AGGCTGCAGGACGACCGAGTGTCACTGACTCAGCGTCGAGATTCATTCAAACAGCTGCTGGACGAGATGAACCAGAAATATGAAGCTCTGAAAACCAAACTGCAAGAGAACGAGACTCACGCTCAG CTGGCTAACCTGGAGAGGAAGTGGCAGCACTTGGAGCAGAACAACTTTGTGATGAAAGAGT TCATCGCTTCGAAATCCCAGGAGAGCGACTACGCCTCGGTGGCCAAGAACGTCTCTCAACAAGTGGCCGAGTACAACAAGTGTCTCATCGAGTCGCTACAGAGCAACAGGAGCtga
- the LOC128426050 gene encoding leucine-rich repeat-containing protein 19, translated as MMQRCRQPLLLLCVTAVLLLNILGEVAQAAGVDAPDMKNLSSKALQVIPINDNSSSVTELLVQGNHITLNETDRVALASYPTLAELHLDGNLVTAVPAKYFSVVPHLRVLSLSSNNITCLDPEAFVGLDVLSELDVSNNRLTRLPTQLLSGKNNLQKLNLKGNPWNCSCPLLSIIGEIRATNITIGPPGVTCSSPDIQAGKDLLEAAAVCYPSPSLAITTDQQKPATPVTFHQPGASTTTMTTTLSSSQNHSLNNDQTPVLGNTWKFTACVVALALTTSMLIVCAIKGPSLYKLFHNYRHRRLHQQEDDDDHFASTVFSEIGRYNNHQTFTFERQNGRGQEEEDEDGYFEDPYIKREE; from the exons ATGATGCAGAGGTGCCGGCaacctctcctgctgctgtgtgttactGCAGTGCTGCTCTTGAATATCCTGGGAGAAGTTGCACAggctgctggagtggatgctcCG gATATGAAGAACTTGAGCAGCAAGGCTCTGCAGGTCATTCCCATTAATGACAACAGCTCCAGCGTTACTGAACTGCTGGTCCAGGGGAACCACATCACTCTAAATGAGACGGACCGAGTAGCCCTGGCCTCTTATCCCACACTGGCAGAACTCCACTTGGATGGTAACCTGGTGACTGCTGTACCAGCCAAGTATTTCTCTGTGGTTCCACACCTCAGAGTGCTATCTCTGTCCAGCAACAATATCACATG CCTGGATCCTGAGGCTTTCGTTGGCCTGGATGTCCTGTCAGAGCTGGACGTGTCCAACAATCGGCTGACACGCCTCCCCACACAACTACTCAGCGGGAAAAACAACCTTCAG AAGCTGAACCTAAAGGGAAACCCCTGGAATTGTTCCTGTCCACTGCTGAGCATCATTGGAGAGATCAGAGCAACAAACATTACCATTG gGCCACCCGGAGTCACCTGTTCTTCTCCAGATATACAGGCTGGAAAAGATCTTTTAGAGGCTGCAGCTGTGTGTTACCCATCACCATCACTCGCGATTACTACTGACCAACAAAAACCAGCAACACCAGTCACCTTTCACCAGCCCGGGGCTTCAACCACTACAATGACGACCACACTGTCATCCAGCCAGAACCACAGCTTAAACAATG ACCAGACGCCGGTGCTCGGCAACACATGGAAGTTCACAGCATGTGTCGTGGCCCTGGCGCTGACAACCTCCATGCTCATTGTATGTGCCATCAAGGGGCCTTCCTTGTACAAGCTCTTCCACAACTACCGTCATCGGCGGCTACACCAACAGGAAGATGACGACGACCACTTTGCCTCAACGGTGTTCTCGGAGATCGGAAGATACAACAACCATCAGACCTTCACCTTTGAGAGACAGAACGGgcgaggacaggaggaggaggacgaggatggGTATTTCGAGGATCCATACATCAAGAGGGAAGAGTGA